Proteins co-encoded in one Chionomys nivalis chromosome 6, mChiNiv1.1, whole genome shotgun sequence genomic window:
- the C1qtnf7 gene encoding complement C1q tumor necrosis factor-related protein 7 isoform X1, with translation MPRREPKMIVLLYVTSLAICASGQPRGSQAKGESYSPRYICSIPGLPGPPGPPGANGSPGPHGRIGLPGRDGRDGRKGEKGEKGTAGLKGKTGPLGLAGEKGDQGETGKKGPMGPEGEKGEVGPAGPPGPKGDRGDQGDPGLPGVCRCGSIVLKSAFSVGITTSYPEERLPIIFNKVLFNEGEHYNPATGKFICAFPGIYYFSYDITLANKHLAIGLVHNGQYRIRTFDANTGNHDVASGSTVIYLQPEDEVWLEIFFNDQNGLFSDPGWADSLFSGFLLYVDTDYLDSLSEDDEL, from the exons AGCCCAAAATGATTGTCCTGCTCTACGTGACAAGTCTTGCCATCTGTGCAAGTGGACAACCTCGGGGCAGTCAGGCCAAGGGAGAGAGCTACTCTCCAAGGTACATCTGCAGCATTCCCGGCTTACCGGGTCCCCCAGGCCCTCCTGGAGCAAATGGCTCCCCTGGGCCCCATGGTCGCATCGGCCTTCCTGGAAGGGATGGTAGAGAtggcaggaaaggagagaaaggagaaaagggcaCGGCAG GTCTAAAAGGTAAAACTGGACCCCTGGGTCTTGCTGGTGAAAAAGGAGACCAAGGAGAGACTGGGAAGAAAGGACCCATGGGACCAGAGGGTGAGAAAGGAGAAGTTGGCCCAGCAGGGCCTCCTGGGCCAAAGGGAGATCGAGGAGATCAAGGGGACCCAGGGCTGCCTGGAGTGTGCAGATGTGGAAGCATTGTGCTTAAATCGGCCTTTTCAGTTGGCATCACAACCAGCTACCCAGAAGAAAGGCTCCCCATCATATTTAACAAGGTCCTCTTTAATGAGGGGGAACACTACAACCCTGCCACGGGGAAGTTTATTTGTGCTTTCCCAGGGATCTATTACTTTTCTTACGATATCACGTTAGCCAATAAGCATCTAGCAATTGGGCTGGTACACAATGGGCAGTACCGAATAAGGACCTTTGACGCCAACACAGGGAACCATGACGTGGCTTCAGGGTCCACAGTCATCTACCTGCAGCCAGAAGATGAAGTCTGGCTGGAGATCTTCTTCAATGACCAGAACGGCCTCTTCTCAGACCCAGGCTGGGCAGACAGCttattctctggatttctccTCTACGTTGACACAGATTACCTAGATTCTTTATCAGAAGATGATGAACTGTGA
- the C1qtnf7 gene encoding complement C1q tumor necrosis factor-related protein 7 isoform X2, translating into MIVLLYVTSLAICASGQPRGSQAKGESYSPRYICSIPGLPGPPGPPGANGSPGPHGRIGLPGRDGRDGRKGEKGEKGTAGLKGKTGPLGLAGEKGDQGETGKKGPMGPEGEKGEVGPAGPPGPKGDRGDQGDPGLPGVCRCGSIVLKSAFSVGITTSYPEERLPIIFNKVLFNEGEHYNPATGKFICAFPGIYYFSYDITLANKHLAIGLVHNGQYRIRTFDANTGNHDVASGSTVIYLQPEDEVWLEIFFNDQNGLFSDPGWADSLFSGFLLYVDTDYLDSLSEDDEL; encoded by the exons ATGATTGTCCTGCTCTACGTGACAAGTCTTGCCATCTGTGCAAGTGGACAACCTCGGGGCAGTCAGGCCAAGGGAGAGAGCTACTCTCCAAGGTACATCTGCAGCATTCCCGGCTTACCGGGTCCCCCAGGCCCTCCTGGAGCAAATGGCTCCCCTGGGCCCCATGGTCGCATCGGCCTTCCTGGAAGGGATGGTAGAGAtggcaggaaaggagagaaaggagaaaagggcaCGGCAG GTCTAAAAGGTAAAACTGGACCCCTGGGTCTTGCTGGTGAAAAAGGAGACCAAGGAGAGACTGGGAAGAAAGGACCCATGGGACCAGAGGGTGAGAAAGGAGAAGTTGGCCCAGCAGGGCCTCCTGGGCCAAAGGGAGATCGAGGAGATCAAGGGGACCCAGGGCTGCCTGGAGTGTGCAGATGTGGAAGCATTGTGCTTAAATCGGCCTTTTCAGTTGGCATCACAACCAGCTACCCAGAAGAAAGGCTCCCCATCATATTTAACAAGGTCCTCTTTAATGAGGGGGAACACTACAACCCTGCCACGGGGAAGTTTATTTGTGCTTTCCCAGGGATCTATTACTTTTCTTACGATATCACGTTAGCCAATAAGCATCTAGCAATTGGGCTGGTACACAATGGGCAGTACCGAATAAGGACCTTTGACGCCAACACAGGGAACCATGACGTGGCTTCAGGGTCCACAGTCATCTACCTGCAGCCAGAAGATGAAGTCTGGCTGGAGATCTTCTTCAATGACCAGAACGGCCTCTTCTCAGACCCAGGCTGGGCAGACAGCttattctctggatttctccTCTACGTTGACACAGATTACCTAGATTCTTTATCAGAAGATGATGAACTGTGA